Below is a genomic region from Blastocatellia bacterium.
AACAGCTTCGCCGGCGGCGTGTTCTTCAACAAATATCCACAGGCTCCATTGCACAGCGACTCGAAGACTCTCTCCTCATCTTCGTAGATCGTGAGCATCAAGACCTGCATGTTAGGGAATCGTTCTTTCAGAAGACGAACGCCTTCAGAGCCAGACATTCCCGGTAGGTGAATATCCAGCAGCAGGACGTCAGGCACCTCTCGGTCAATCAGTCGCAGTCCCTCTTCTACCGAACCAAAGGCCGCGATACAGCGATACCCCGGTGTGCCGTTAATAAGAGCGCTCAAGCCGTCGCGCACCACTCGGTCGTCTTCGATCAGGACCACGCGGGTTGACTCGGTTGTTTGCATACGGCGCTATCCAGGATGAAACGTGATAGTAACCAAATTCAATGGCGCTCCACAAGCGCATGTTCATGCACCGAGTGATCCGTTTTCTCTGTCTGTTGTCATTTTTGGGGGGCGCATTCCGTGATCCGTGATCCGTAGAATAGAGCCACAGATTACACAGATTAGCACAGAATTCGTGATCCATGATTCGTGACCGTAATCCCTGCGGGGAAATCTGAAATTCCAAATCCGAAATCCCAAACGTTTCGGATTTCGGATTTCGTGCTTCGAATTTCCCCGCAGGGGCTGAGCGCCAAAGGACTAACGTAGCGGCACCGTCAAAGTGAGCCGCGTTCCGTGGCCCGGCGTGGAATCAATTCGCAACTGACCGCCAAGCTGGGCGGTTCGCAC
It encodes:
- a CDS encoding response regulator transcription factor: MQTTESTRVVLIEDDRVVRDGLSALINGTPGYRCIAAFGSVEEGLRLIDREVPDVLLLDIHLPGMSGSEGVRLLKERFPNMQVLMLTIYEDEERVFESLCNGACGYLLKNTPPAKLLDAIREAHEGGSPMSPGIARKVVRLIQETGLPEQPEYRLMPQESRLLELLSKGATYQAAANQLNISINTVRKYIRSVYVKLQVHSKSEAVRKALKSGLIS